The genomic interval GGAACCAAATATATTCATGCCAGTGATGGATTATAGTGATACATGTTGAAAGGAGTGCTGATAAATTATATGGCTTAAAGtatgccccccccccaacTAGTTCACATCCAGTGATTTTTTAGAGATATTTCTAAAATACTTTTATAGTTGTGTATCTGATTGTAAAAAGTGCAATGagatttcaagtcaaattctAAAGCCAGCAACTAATGCGTGCACTCTTTAACATATGTTACAAGTCNGTCAAATTCTAAAGCCAGCAACTAATGCGTGCACTCTTTAACATATGTTAcaagtcaattttgaattaatgaaTCATGTCTTGGAAAGCTTTTAAGCACAAAGAAATTCATGACTTCCATCATCACCTCTCTCGATTTTTGGGTAATTTAGATACACAAGTGACGGATAAGCTTGTAAAACCAACCAATAGCAAGTGAACCCCTTGCAGGCTCAAAATCTTGTTCGTTAGTACACTTCACCTGGAGTGATCTCACAAAACGAGTACGCATCATAACATATAAGAGTGTGAACCGTGTTTAGGACTAAACCATGACTCAAATCTCTTTACATCTTTGAAGTGTACGcgttcaaattcatttccatggAGCTGCAATGCTCAATTTTGTGCTGCTTCATGAATGGCAAAAGTTCCTAGAACCATCTTTCCCTGAGATGATGAAATGGTTTCaagaattgccattcattcttGATTACGAGGAATGAATACCAGGAGGTTGGCTATTTACCGCTCCAATCTTGGAGACTTGCTGGGTTGGTGCCATTCCCAAAGAGGAcgtgtttttatgagaaaacTTTGGTCATATTTTCTGTCAGCCAGGATCGAGGATGgaattggtggtggtggtggtggcgttTTCGCTCCCCGATTCAGTTGATGTAGACTTCCTTTTGAATTCGTGGAGAACAAATATTAGTTTTTGGGTCCGAATAAACCGTTTGTCCCCTCCGAAATGCAATAATTGAATCCATCTAGCTCTAGGGATGAAAGAAAGCATATGTTGTGACAAAGAGAAGGAGACGGAGGAGAACATGAACAGAAGAAGATCATGGGGGGAAAGGGATTATTTGCTAAATTCATGTTTCATAGATTTCTTAAAATGTTCTACATGTTCTTAAAAAGTGTTCTTTGGCAGAATATATGTAGATGGCCTACCTTTATTCCATCTGAAATTTCATATTGGTTTTATGAAATGCAAGGCATCTCTGAATCACAAATGATAAGAAAGAATTTGAACGGAACATTTTAAGGAAAACTAAATGAAACCtaggttttatttttcatcgtcaaatatttttcaatccctCCTTggtctatgaaagatttaaagAGGAGTGACCATTTATTCCGGGTACAAATTATGCAAATCAGACACAACTAGTTTTCCCCCAACATAACTGCAAATTGGAGAGCAATTATCTCATTCGTCAAGTTTTGCGTTAAGCTTCGAAAATGCATTCCGTAAAATTATGAGGCTTCAGAACGCTTCTCGCCGTCCCAACATCATGACGTCTAAAATCGAACATGATCCCGAATTGGAATGGGAAAAGTTTATGCAAATGTTGCTGACCGTGATTCAGTACTTCTTCTTCCAAATGTTCGTCCAAATCTACTTCGACACTCCCGGGCAACAACCCGTTGAAGACACCATGGAGGCCAAGGAAATCGAGGAAGCCATTGAGAACTTTGTCAATGTCATCATTCGAGAACAACACTTTGGCCAGAACCGTCCCAACAAGGCTCCCATTCGCTCGCGAAGCGAGCTCTCCTTGTACCCGCGAACGATTCCGGGTTTATGGCGGTTCGGCTCCCCGATTTCTCTGGCTTATCCGTTGGAAAACTGACCCCGAGGTTCTCTTGACAAGAGCCGAGTTGATCTTGTGTTGTGCCATGCGAGATAGGGAACGAAGTGACAAGGCCACTTTGGATGGCTTGGAAGAATTGGATAACGACCTGTATCTTCAATTCCTGCGGATGTGATCTTGGGCGAATCGAAGGACGTGCTCAGTGTTATAAATGTATTCGATACATTATTCCCTAATGATATGATTAATAATGTATGGGCACCACAGCCGGTCGATAATGTACGTAATTAATTCAGCTATTGAATTCGAATGATGTGTCTTGGAATGAATTCTTGACTGGCAAAACTTTTCTATTATTCGTCATTCGCACCGATGAACTAGAGTTATTTGAAAGGTCTTCCGTGTTTTGcgttaacttttttttgatgGATCCCCCTTTCGAAAGTCAATAGAGCTGAAAGTAATAGGCGTTGCAAAAACTGTGCacattttattgaaatgaaCGTGCATGAACACGACAAATGTTTGTTCTGATGCTCAAACTAAACATGTTTCtaataatttcaacccatgTTCACATCTTTCATAACCCTTTTATATCATATCACGAACATGTTGTGgccaaacttttcaaaagaggAATTGATCGAGATCCCTTTTGTGGTATCCGCAATTTTACGTGTCAACCGTACTGCATGAAAAGACAAGAAGATATGCGCAGAAACGTATATTTCTTTAAATAGgataatgaaatgattcaaagaGAGCTCACGCTTAAATTTCCGCTACTTCACATTTCTCCTTCCCTTTTGGGTCTGTGTTAGCTTCTTCAAACACATCATCGGCATCATGACCAACTCCATTTTGCTCTTTCTGTAACTGCTCGTCTTCTTCCGCATCTTTATCGTTGAGTTTGCCCACAAGACCTTTGGCCTGCCTCAGAGGGTTTCTGGGCGAATCCACGGATTCAAAATGCCTCGGTTCAAACGAATGAATAGGAAGGTTCTCCATCCAATCCAACATCGacctctcctctttctcagTTTGGATGNNNNNNNNNNNNNNNNNNNNNNNNNNNNNNNGTTGAAGACACCATGGAGGCCAAGGAAATCGAGGAAGCCATTGAGAACTTTGTCAATGTCATCATTCGAGAACAACACTTTGGCCAGAACCGTCCCAACAAGGCTCCCATTCGTCGGCGAGGAAATGCAAATGGTGCCCGGGGACGCGGGCCGGGCAATCGTCGTGGTCCACGAGCCCCATTCCGACGAGGATTCGCCAACAATCGGCAAATTCAAGTCGCTCGCGAAGCGAGCTCTCCTTGTACCCGCGAACGATTCCGGGTTTATGGCGGTTCGGCTCCCCGATTTCTCTGGCTTNNNNNNNNNNNNNNNNNNNNNNNNNNNNNNNNNNNNNNNNNNNNNNNNNNNNNNNNNNNNNNNNNNNNNNNNNNNNNNNNNNNNNNNNNNNNNNNNNNNNNNNNNNNNNNNNNNNNNNNNNNNNNNNNNNNNNNNNNNNNNNNNNNNNNNNNNNNNNNNNNNNNCCCAACTAGTTCACATCCAGTGATTTTTTAGAGATATTTCTAAAATACTTTTATAGTTGTGTATCTGATTGTAAAAAGTGCAATgagatttcaattcaaattctaaAGCCAGCAACTAATGCGTGCACTCTTTAACATATGTTAcaagtcaattttgaattaatgaaTCATGTCTTGGAAAGCTTTTAAGCACAAAGAAATTCATGACTTCCATCATCACCTCTCTCGATTTTTGGGTAATTTAGATACACAAGTGACGGATAAGCTTGTAAAACCAACCAATAGCAAGTGAACCCCTTGCAGGCTCAAAATCTTGTTCGTTAGTACACTTCACCTGGAGTGATCTCACAAAACGAGTACGCATCATAACATATAAGAGTGTGAACCGTGTTTAGGACTAAACCATGACTCAAANNNNNNNNNNNNNNNNNNNNNNNNNNNNNNNNNNNNNNNNNNNNNNNNNNNGCTGTTGCAGTGCATGAAAACGACACCCTGACGAAAGTGAATGCGGAGTTACCACCCGCCATTCGTCTCCAAGGGGGTGAAACGCGTGACCAAGaattttcaaactcaaaagtcAGTTGCGATGCCCGGACGTACTTTACCTGATGCCCACTTTTGCGGTCTGTCCGTTGGAACAGACCGTGACCGAGCAGTACCGCATTGATGAGGACACCGCTCTCAGATGAACAAGATATTGGGACTCTTTGTGGGATCGCATTACTTACCACAACTACACGGCCGGAAAGTAAGAGCTAAAATTAACCAATTAGGGGCCTCTGGAACTGTTCCATAAGCATCTCCCGGCAGTTAGAATGAGGAATGTAGTGTCAATTCCATCGTAAAAATTTAATCCTTTCATAATATCAGAAGattatgattttgttttggtaaAACACGCtcttccattgtactgtttattGTAAAAACCACTCTGGACACCTTGTGGTGCATAATTAGAGTATGGGTTATTGTGGATACAAATGATTATAAAAACAAAACCGTTTGAAAAAAGCCGAAATGTGTTGAAATTTGAGTCAGGGCGGTTCGAAATTATGCCAAAACATTTAATGCAGTGttttatgtgtctttttttgttgGGGTTAAGCACTTTTATCTTTGCgttcataaaaaatatttaggCATAAAAATACAATTGTAGTTATTTGTGAATTTTTTAGCCCTCAATAGAATATAGATTTTTGAGCCCTGGTTAAGACTTTCATTTGACCTTTGTCTGCAAACAAATTGATGCTAGACTTTAATCGATGAATCCTTGTCTTTtgatgaatttaaaaaaaaaaccacaattCTCTAATAGACAGAATTGATAACTCTTGACTATACATATATTGGAGCATAAAAAAATTTGCCAGGTTTTTGTGTCATTTCACTCCTGAGCATGACAATTCCTTGATGCGGAATAATACATGTCTTCTGCGAGATTGCAACCTGGCATATTATTATTTCGACCTAACTCCCAACCTTTTCTTCACGaggacaattttcaatttttgtcaaTCTGAACAAGTGTTGGTTCAAACtaaagagggattttttcttccaacttCGTACAACTCACAAAGATTTTGGCTCCATTTCCAGATTGCCCATGGAGCCCTCGTCCCTCAGATTTATCACCGAGTTTGAGGCTGGTGAGCCATTTGAACAAAGTGGCCTGGAATTTGTCGTGATCAAGGTCAAAGGCCAGAGTTTCATGCTGCACACCAAATTCGCAAAATGATTGGAATGATGATCTCCGTGATGCGTGGCTACACAACCGAAGCGACCATTGAAGCCACATGGGCCAAAGATCGCATCGATATCCCAAGGGGCCCTGGTTTGGGTCTCATGCTCAACGAGGTAAATGTTTCCTTTGAATATATTGTCATATGATTGTCAAGTCAAGCTTCGGTTCGGTCCCTAGGTTCACTACGAAAGGTATAACAAACGCTTTGGCTCGGATGGCATCCATGAAGCTTTGACTTGGGATGAGCTCCAGGATGACTTGGAATCCTTTAAGAAAGATGTCATCTTCGCCGATATCATACAAActgagaaagaggagaggtCGATGTTGGATTGGGGATGGAACCTTCCTATTCATTCGTTTGAACCGAGGCATTTTGAATCCGTGGACTCGCCCAGAAACCCTCTGAGGCAGGCCAAAGGTCTTGTGGGCAAACTCAACGATAAAGATGCGGAAGAAGACGAGCAGTTACAGAAAGAGCAAAACGGAGCTGGTCATGATGCCGATGATGTATTTGAAGAAGCTAACACAGacccaaaagggaagaagaaATGTGAAGTAGCGGAAATTTAAGCGTGAGCTCTtcttgaatcatttcattatcCTATTTAAAGGAATATACGTTTCTGCGCATATCTTCTTGTCTTTTCATGTAGTACGGTTGACACGTAAAATTGCGGATACACAAAAGGGATCTCGATCAATTcctcttttgaaaagtttggcCAGAACATGTTCGTGATATGATATAAAGGGTTATGAAAGATGTGAACATGGGTTGCAATTATTAGAAACATGTTTAGTTTGAGCATCAGAACAAACATTTGTCGTGTTCATGCACGttcatttcaataaaatgtGCACAGTTTTTGCAACGCCTATAACTTTCAGCtctattgaattttgaaagggGGGTCCATCAAAAAAAGTTAACGCAAAACACGGAAGACCTTTCAAATAACTCTAGTTCATCGGTGCGAATGACGAATAATAGAAAAGTTTTGCCAGTCAAGAATTCATCCAAGACACATCATTCGAATTCAATAGCTGAATTAATTACGTACATTATCGACCGGCTTGTGGTGCCCATACATTATTAATCATATCATTAGGGAATAATGTATCGAATACATTTATAACACTGAGCACGTCCTTCGATTCGCCCAAGATCACATCCGCAGGAATTGAAGATACAGGTCGTTTCCAATTCTTCCAAGCCATCCAAAGTGGCCTTGTCACTTCGTTCCCATCTCGCATGGCACAACACAAGATCAACTCGGCTCTTGTCAAGAGAACCTCGGGGTCAGTTTTCCAACGGATAAGCAGAGAAATCGGGCCGAACCGCCATAAACCCGGAATCGTTCGCGGTACAAGGAGAGCTCGCTTCGCGAGCGACTTGAATTTGCCGATTGTTGGCGAATCCTCGTCGGAATGGGGCTCGTGGACCACGACGATTGCCCGGCCGCGTCCCGGGCACCATTTGCATTTCCTCGCCGACGAATGGGAGCCTTGTTGGGACGGTTCTGGCCAAAGTGTTGTTCTCGAATGATGACATTGACAAGTTCTCAATGGCTTCCTCGATTTCCTTGCCTCCATGGTGTCTTCAACGGGTTGTTGCCGGGAGTGTCGAAGTAGATTTGGACGAACATTTGGAAGAAGAAGTACTGAATCACGGTCAGCAACATTTGCATAAActtttccattcaaattcGGGATCATGTTCGATTTTAGACGTCATGATGTTGGGACGGCGAGAAGCGTTCTGAAGCTCATAATTTTACGGAATGCATTTCGAAGCTTAACGCAAAACTTGACGAATGAGATATTTGCTCTCAATTTGCAGTTATGTTGGGGGAAAACTAGTTGTGTTGATTTGCATAATTTGTACCCGGATAAATGGTCACtcctctttaatctttttCATAGACCAAGGagggattgaaaaatatttgacgATGAAAAATAAACCTAGGTTTCATTTAGTTCCAAAATGTTCTCATCTCTTTCTTATCATTTTGG from Tigriopus californicus strain San Diego chromosome 5, Tcal_SD_v2.1, whole genome shotgun sequence carries:
- the LOC131880844 gene encoding pseudouridylate synthase 1 homolog, with product MIGMMISVMRGYTTEATIEATWAKDRIDIPRGPGLGLMLNEVHYERYNKRFGSDGIHEALTWDELQDDLESFKKDVIFADIIQTEKEERSMLDWGWNLPIHSFEPRHFESVDSPRNPLRQAKGLVGKLNDKDAEEDEQLQKEQNGAGHDADDVFEEANTDPKGKKKCEVAEI